From one Heterodontus francisci isolate sHetFra1 chromosome 17, sHetFra1.hap1, whole genome shotgun sequence genomic stretch:
- the plekhf1 gene encoding pleckstrin homology domain-containing family F member 1, whose translation MVDHLINTEINAQRIVAIDNCFGPTGQPLALHGRVLVGEGLLTKVCRKKTKPRMFFLFNDILVYGSVIILKKKYTNQQIIPLEGVTVEDLADDESLKNQWMIKTSRKSFIVCAATPLEKDNWMKHINNCVKQLLEKTGRTPPTEHAAPWIPDKMTEICMRCTQRKFNAIIRRHHCRKCGFVVCHSCSKHKFLMPKLSSKPLRVCTLCYNQLVEEKNKESTSDEVTCLNTMISSKVEDSDKSSDEEKQEQWLGQDQLFSTDLSWSSFHA comes from the coding sequence ATGGTGGACCACCTGATAAACACAGAGATCAATGCACAACGGATTGTTGCAATCGATAATTGCTTTGGACCAACTGGTCAACCTCTGGCCCTGCATGGGCGAGTACTTGTGGGTGAAGGATTACTGACAAAAGTCTGCCGCAAGAAGACAAAACCCCGAATGTTTTTCTTGTTTAATGACATCCTGGTGTATGGAAGCGTTATCATCCTCAAGAAGAAGTACACCAATCAACAGATAATACCACTGGAGGGTGTCACTGTTGAAGACCTTGCAGATGATGAGAGTCTGAAAAATCAATGGATGATAAAAACCTCACGAAAATCATTCATAGTGTGCGCTGCAACCCCCCTTGAAAAAGACAACTGGATGAAGCATATTAATAACTGTGTCAAACAACTGCTGGAAAAGACAGGAAGGACACCACCTACTGAACACGCAGCCCCTTGGATACCAGACAAGATGACTGAAATCTGTATGCGGTGCACTCAAAGAAAGTTCAATGCTATAATCCGCAGACATCATTGTCGAAAGTGTGGCTTTGTGGTGTGTCATTCTTGTTCAAAGCACAAATTTCTCATGCCTAAGCTGTCCTCAAAACCCTTAAGAGTATGCACTCTATGTTACAATCAATTGGTGGAAGAGAAGAACAAAGAATCAACATCAGATGAGGTCACTTGTCTGAATACCATGATTTCTAGCAAGGTTGAAGATAGTGACAAATCCAGTGACGAAGAGAAACAAGAGCAATGGCTGGGTCAGGATCAATTATTTTCAACAGATCTCTCTTGGTCCTCATTCCACGCCTAG